From Microbispora sp. ZYX-F-249, a single genomic window includes:
- a CDS encoding serine/threonine-protein kinase has protein sequence MNRPELREGDVLTRRYLLQERIATGGMSVIWRAFDQSLQRMVAIKVLDGSLDDDSPGRELMRREARATARLIHPDAIEVYDYGETVTNGGRLASFVVMRLLEGRSLADRIIEGPLPWAEATDIAAGLAKVLAAAHDRGIVHRDVTPENVLLADDGPKLLDFGIAAFIGEADDQLVADFGTPPYVAPERLKGTTADPAVDVYALGVLLFEMLTGALPYPEKTWEAIEAARREGPPPVPEGVPGLPQEVADLCRRCLCPDPVDRPSARAVAAALSAVKKPPGPRGAGWGAAAVGAAALGGILWFTQTSGPEVGAVAVLPSPSVAYAQASVSPPPQGEAVAGPVDRPRHTVAPVADPVRTAGPARHRPSPTSTVKVVKKDRDAGDTVRRPKTSATGKSDVAPLPLATTAAPMGVDTAVRQFNLLVDGAEATHDIDDDVALDLKQVLRNAVDSGQGLAVVREKIEVRYREGRLPAVLKGELLAALDRVEAASAQASDT, from the coding sequence GTGAATCGGCCTGAGCTTCGAGAAGGCGACGTCCTGACCCGTCGCTATCTGCTCCAGGAGCGGATAGCGACGGGCGGGATGTCGGTCATCTGGCGTGCCTTCGACCAGTCACTTCAGCGCATGGTCGCCATCAAGGTGCTGGACGGCTCGCTCGACGACGACAGTCCCGGACGGGAACTGATGCGCCGGGAGGCCAGGGCCACCGCCCGGCTGATCCACCCCGACGCGATCGAGGTCTACGACTACGGCGAGACGGTCACGAACGGTGGCAGGCTCGCGTCCTTCGTGGTCATGCGCCTGCTGGAGGGCCGGTCGCTGGCCGACCGGATCATCGAGGGCCCGCTGCCCTGGGCCGAGGCGACGGATATCGCCGCCGGGCTGGCGAAGGTGCTGGCGGCGGCGCACGACCGGGGCATCGTCCATCGCGACGTCACCCCCGAGAACGTGCTGCTCGCCGACGACGGGCCCAAGCTCCTCGACTTCGGGATCGCCGCGTTCATCGGCGAGGCCGACGACCAGCTCGTCGCCGACTTCGGCACGCCGCCGTACGTCGCGCCGGAGCGGTTGAAGGGCACGACGGCCGACCCGGCCGTGGACGTCTACGCGCTCGGCGTGCTGCTGTTCGAGATGCTCACGGGCGCGCTGCCGTACCCCGAGAAGACCTGGGAGGCGATCGAGGCGGCACGGCGGGAGGGACCGCCGCCGGTACCCGAAGGGGTGCCGGGCCTGCCGCAGGAGGTCGCCGACCTGTGCCGGCGCTGCCTGTGTCCCGACCCCGTGGACCGGCCGAGCGCGCGGGCGGTCGCCGCCGCCCTGAGCGCGGTGAAGAAGCCGCCCGGCCCACGCGGGGCCGGCTGGGGCGCCGCCGCCGTCGGAGCCGCCGCCCTGGGCGGCATTCTCTGGTTCACCCAGACGAGCGGCCCCGAGGTCGGAGCCGTGGCCGTCCTGCCCAGCCCGTCGGTGGCGTACGCGCAGGCCAGCGTCTCGCCGCCGCCGCAGGGCGAAGCCGTCGCCGGTCCCGTCGACCGGCCGCGGCACACGGTCGCGCCCGTCGCGGACCCCGTACGCACGGCCGGGCCTGCCCGGCACCGCCCCTCCCCCACGAGCACCGTGAAGGTCGTCAAGAAGGACCGGGACGCGGGAGACACCGTCAGGCGGCCGAAGACCTCGGCCACCGGCAAGTCCGATGTCGCACCCCTGCCCCTGGCCACGACGGCCGCGCCCATGGGGGTCGACACCGCGGTCCGGCAGTTCAACCTGCTGGTGGACGGAGCCGAGGCCACCCACGACATCGACGACGACGTCGCCCTGGACCTCAAACAGGTGCTGCGCAACGCCGTCGACAGCGGTCAGGGGCTGGCCGTCGTCCGCGAGAAGATCGAGGTCCGGTATCGCGAGGGACGGCTGCCCGCCGTGTTGAAGGGGGAGCTGCTGGCCGCGCTCGACCGGGTCGAAGCCGCTTCGGCCCAGGCCAGCGATACCTGA
- a CDS encoding LacI family DNA-binding transcriptional regulator produces MADLPTLAEVAAAAGVSPATASRVLTGSVRVTTSTRRQVHDAMSRLGYVRRRAPRGSAGRRAEQIIAAVVCEHSPRLFTEPFYARLLSACEEVLTTHGVPMVVMTATPATASIAAPPLVAGSVDGVLLIGARARHPLAVTLAASGVPVRCAGRPPDGIDLPFVDMDNRDGGRQAAEHLLLNNRKHIATIAGPPTLPAARDRLEGFRQTLRDAGVLDMPVAYGDFTHASGAHAMQWLLQRAPHIDAVFAASDVMAAGAMQTLRRAGRKVPDDVAVIGYDDAPVARHTSPALTTVRQPVEEMATLAARLLLMTLGDGDNPKGNPVLPTELVVRESA; encoded by the coding sequence ATGGCCGATCTTCCCACCCTCGCAGAGGTAGCCGCCGCAGCCGGCGTCTCCCCGGCAACAGCTTCCCGGGTCTTGACCGGCTCGGTACGCGTGACCACGTCGACCCGCCGACAAGTTCACGACGCGATGTCGCGTCTGGGCTATGTACGGCGCCGCGCCCCCAGGGGATCCGCGGGCAGGCGGGCCGAGCAGATCATCGCCGCCGTCGTCTGCGAGCACAGTCCACGCCTTTTCACCGAGCCGTTCTACGCCAGGCTCCTGTCCGCCTGCGAGGAGGTGCTGACGACGCACGGGGTCCCCATGGTCGTGATGACCGCGACCCCGGCGACCGCCTCCATCGCCGCGCCACCGCTGGTCGCGGGCTCCGTCGACGGAGTCCTTCTGATCGGCGCACGCGCGCGGCACCCCCTCGCGGTAACGCTGGCGGCCTCGGGCGTCCCGGTGCGCTGTGCCGGGCGGCCGCCAGACGGCATCGACCTCCCGTTCGTCGACATGGACAACCGTGACGGCGGACGGCAGGCGGCCGAGCACCTGCTGCTCAACAACCGCAAGCACATCGCCACGATCGCCGGGCCGCCGACCCTGCCGGCCGCCCGCGACCGGCTGGAGGGCTTCCGGCAGACGCTCCGCGACGCCGGTGTGCTCGACATGCCCGTGGCGTACGGCGACTTCACCCACGCGTCCGGCGCGCACGCGATGCAATGGCTGCTGCAACGGGCGCCGCACATCGACGCCGTGTTCGCGGCGTCGGACGTGATGGCGGCCGGGGCGATGCAGACGCTGCGCCGCGCCGGGCGGAAGGTGCCCGACGACGTGGCCGTCATCGGATACGACGATGCGCCCGTGGCCAGGCACACCTCGCCGGCGCTGACCACCGTGCGGCAGCCCGTCGAGGAAATGGCCACGCTCGCCGCACGACTGCTTCTCATGACACTCGGGGACGGGGACAATCCCAAGGGCAATCCGGTGCTGCCCACGGAACTGGTGGTTCGTGAATCGGCCTGA